Proteins encoded in a region of the Hyphomicrobiales bacterium genome:
- a CDS encoding FCD domain-containing protein, producing the protein MSEEQIFGKVTPDRAAQQVVHRIEVLVLEGVLRNGDKLPGERDLALEMNVSRPILRDALKILEAKGILETRHGQGTVVADVIGSLFSPPIEGLMRDYPRTRVDYVEFRRELEAWAASLAALRASEDDILILKDVFSRMETAHAQKDVEAEARLDLEFHITIADCAHNIILIHSLRSCYQLLSENVLLNRERIYDFAGARDELFEQHRVIFDAIVAHDAAAASAAAKDHMIYIESTMQDIDRKELWQKNAALRRMRQV; encoded by the coding sequence ATGAGTGAAGAGCAGATCTTTGGTAAAGTAACACCCGATAGGGCAGCCCAACAGGTTGTTCATCGCATCGAGGTGCTTGTACTTGAAGGGGTCTTGCGCAATGGCGACAAGTTACCCGGTGAACGCGATCTAGCTCTTGAGATGAATGTTTCGCGGCCGATTCTACGTGATGCACTCAAAATTTTGGAAGCAAAAGGCATTCTTGAAACCCGGCATGGGCAGGGTACGGTGGTCGCCGATGTCATTGGCTCCTTGTTTTCACCGCCGATCGAAGGCTTGATGCGGGACTATCCGCGCACGCGCGTGGATTATGTGGAATTTCGTCGCGAGCTAGAGGCATGGGCCGCGTCTCTTGCAGCGCTTCGTGCGAGTGAGGATGATATTCTCATTTTAAAGGATGTATTCTCGCGGATGGAAACAGCCCACGCGCAAAAAGATGTGGAAGCGGAAGCACGTTTAGATCTTGAATTTCATATCACCATCGCTGATTGCGCTCACAATATTATCCTCATTCACTCTTTACGCTCATGCTATCAGCTCTTGTCAGAAAATGTGCTTTTAAACCGTGAGCGGATTTATGATTTTGCAGGCGCGCGGGATGAATTGTTTGAACAGCACCGCGTTATTTTTGATGCTATTGTTGCCCATGATGCGGCAGCGGCCAGTGCAGCTGCAAAAGATCATATGATTTATATTGAAAGCACAATGCAGGATATAGATAGAAAAGAACTTTGGCAGAAAAACGCTGCTTTACGGCGCATGCGGCAGGTTTGA